A region from the Patagioenas fasciata isolate bPatFas1 chromosome 27, bPatFas1.hap1, whole genome shotgun sequence genome encodes:
- the NDUFA13 gene encoding NADH dehydrogenase [ubiquinone] 1 alpha subcomplex subunit 13, giving the protein MAAPKVKQDMAPPGGYGPIDYKRHLPRRGLSGYSLFALGIGSLLLGYYTIVKWNRERRRLLIEDLEARIALMPLLQAEADRRTLRLLRQNLDEEAKIMKDVPGWKVGESLFHTDRWVPPTLDELYYLRPQSEIDNEKFGLQYYV; this is encoded by the exons ATGGCGGCGCCGAAGGTGAAGCAGGACATGGCCCCGCCGGGCGGGTACGGGCCCATCGACTACAAGCGGCACCTCCCGCGCCGCGGCCTCTCAG GTTACAGCCTCTTCGCGCTGGGCATCGGGAGCCTCTTGCTGGGCTACTACACCATCGTCAAGTGGAACCGGGAGCGCAG GCGGCTGCTCATCGAGGACCTGGAGGCGCGGATCGCGCTGATGCCGCTGCTGCAGGCAGAGGCGGATCGCAG GACCCTCCGGCTGCTGCGGCAGAACCTGGATGAAGAGGCCAAAATCATGAAGGACGTTCCTGGTTGGAAG GTGGGCGAGTCCCTGTTCCACACCGACCGCTGGGTCCCCCCAACGCTGGACGAGCTTTACTACCTGCGTCCCCAGAGCGAGATAGACAACGAGAAGTTCGGGCTGCAGTACTACGTCTGA
- the GATAD2A gene encoding transcriptional repressor p66-alpha isoform X2 gives MTEEACRTRSQKRALEREVPHNDVDSKKLKMEKGLLGTDLNAEGDMKIKADPAAGKVQGLLKSGEVKATIKVEVQTGDEPVDMSTSKSEIKREKRVPSPDVIVLSDNEPSSPRMNGLTKIALKETNTEALMKSSPEERERMIKQLKEELRLEEAKLVLLKKLRQSQIQKETTTQKTSSTRIPGTVIPPPLVRGGQQTSAKLGTQQNTQIVMPPLVRGAQQIHTIRQHSSTGPPPLLLAPRASVPSVQIQGQRIIQQGLIRVANVPNTSLLVNIPQASPASIKGTTVTSAQANATTTSAASIGNSSESPASRQAAAKLALRKQLEKTLLEIPPPKPPAPEMNFLPSAANNEFIYLVGLEEVVQNLLETQGKVSVPVSSREPYMCAQCKTDFTCRWREEKNGTIMCETCMTSNQKKALKAEHTNRLKAAFVKALQQEQEIEQRILQQTAAPVQSKADSIVQHHSLKQTSSQLSRGPPGARGVLHAFSPAPKLQNAASAAALGSRPGKHAERPAGKGSAAWKKTPISTGGALPFVNPSLAVHKSSSAVDRQREYLLDMIPPRSIPQSATWK, from the exons ATGACAGAGGAAGCATGCAGGACACGGAGTCAAAAACGAGCCTTAGAACGTGAGGTACCGCACAACGATGTGGACAGCAAGAAACTGAAAATGGAGAAAGGACTGCTAGGAACCGATTTAAACGCTGAAGGCGACATGAAAATCAAAGCCGATCCCGCAGCTGGAAAAGTGCAAGGATTGTTAAAAAGCGGAGAGGTGAAAGCAACCATTAAAGTGGAGGTTCAGACGGGAGATGAGCCTGTGGACATGAGCACCTCCAAAAG TGAAATAAAGCGAGAGAAGAGAGTCCCCTCCCCGGACGTTATAGTGTTATCTGACAATGAGCCTTCTAGCCCTAGAATGAATGGTTTAACAAAAATAGCATTAAAAGAGACCAACACAGAGGCGCTCATG aagagcagcccGGAGGAGCGGGAGAGGATGATCAAACAGCTCAAGGAAGAGTTACGGTTAGAAGAAGCAAAGCTCGTTTTATTGAAGAAGTTACGGCAGAGTCAAATCCAGAAGGAGACCACTACTCAGAAG ACCTCTTCCACGCGCATACCAGGCACTGTTATTCCCCCTCCCTTGGTCCGCGGGGGGCAGCAGACTTCTGCAAAGCTAGGAACGCAGCAGAACACGCAGATTGTGATGCCGCCGCTCGTCCGAGGAGCCCAG CAAATCCACACCATCCGGCAGCACTCGAGCAcggggccgccgccgctgctgctggcgCCTCGCGCCTCCGTGCCCAGCGTGCAGATCCAGGGCCAGCGCATCATCCAGCAGGGGCTGATCCGCGTCGCCAACGTCCCCAACACCAGCCTGCTGGTCAACATCCCGCAG GCTTCCCCGGCTTCCATCAAAGGTACGACGGTGACGTCGGCTCAGGCCAACGCCACCACGACCAGCGCCGCGTCCATCGGCAACTCCAGCGAGTCGCCGGCCAGCCGGCAAGCGGCCGCCAAGCTGGCCCTGCGCAAGCAGCTGGAGAAGACGCTGCTGGAGATCCCCCCTCCCAAGCCGCCCGCGCCCGAGATGAACTTCCTGCCCAGCGCCGCTAATAACGAATTCATTTACTTAGTCGGCTTGGAAGAAGTGGTGCAGAATCTGCTGGAAACTCAAG GTAAAGTCTCAGTGCCCGTCTCATCTCGCGAGCCCTACATGTGCGCTCAGTGCAAGACCGACTTCACCTGCCGCTGGAGGGAGGAGAAGAACGGGACCATCATGTGCGAAACCTGCATGACGTCGAATCAGAAGAAGGCCCTGAAGGCCGAGCACACGAACCGGCTGAAGGCCGCATTCGTCAAGgcgctgcagcaggagcaggagatCGAGCAGAGGATCCTGCAGCAGACGGCGGCCCCCGTGCAGAGCAAGGCCGACTCCATCGTGCAGCACCACTCGCTCAAGCAG ACTTCGAGCCAGCTGTCGCGGGGCCCCCCCGGCGCGCGGGGCGTGCTGCACGCCTTCAGCCCAGCCCCCAAGCTGCAGAACGCGGCGTCGGCCGCGGCGCTGGGGAGCAGGCCGGGGAAGCACGCCGAGAGACCGGCCGGCAAGGGCAGCGCCGCCTGGAAGAAGACTCCCATCAGCACAG GCGGGGCTCTACCCTTCGTTAACCCCAGTCTAGCCGTGCACAAATCCTCTTCGGCCGTCGACCGCCAGCGCGAGTATCTCCTGGATATGATCCCCCCCAGGTCCATCCCACAGTCCGCCACGTGGAAATAA
- the GATAD2A gene encoding transcriptional repressor p66-alpha isoform X1: MTEEACRTRSQKRALEREVPHNDVDSKKLKMEKGLLGTDLNAEGDMKIKADPAAGKVQGLLKSGEVKATIKVEVQTGDEPVDMSTSKSEIKREKRVPSPDVIVLSDNEPSSPRMNGLTKIALKETNTEALMKSSPEERERMIKQLKEELRLEEAKLVLLKKLRQSQIQKETTTQKPAGSSGSAVATPPPLVRGPQSVPAGKASLQTSSTRIPGTVIPPPLVRGGQQTSAKLGTQQNTQIVMPPLVRGAQQIHTIRQHSSTGPPPLLLAPRASVPSVQIQGQRIIQQGLIRVANVPNTSLLVNIPQASPASIKGTTVTSAQANATTTSAASIGNSSESPASRQAAAKLALRKQLEKTLLEIPPPKPPAPEMNFLPSAANNEFIYLVGLEEVVQNLLETQGKVSVPVSSREPYMCAQCKTDFTCRWREEKNGTIMCETCMTSNQKKALKAEHTNRLKAAFVKALQQEQEIEQRILQQTAAPVQSKADSIVQHHSLKQTSSQLSRGPPGARGVLHAFSPAPKLQNAASAAALGSRPGKHAERPAGKGSAAWKKTPISTGGALPFVNPSLAVHKSSSAVDRQREYLLDMIPPRSIPQSATWK; encoded by the exons ATGACAGAGGAAGCATGCAGGACACGGAGTCAAAAACGAGCCTTAGAACGTGAGGTACCGCACAACGATGTGGACAGCAAGAAACTGAAAATGGAGAAAGGACTGCTAGGAACCGATTTAAACGCTGAAGGCGACATGAAAATCAAAGCCGATCCCGCAGCTGGAAAAGTGCAAGGATTGTTAAAAAGCGGAGAGGTGAAAGCAACCATTAAAGTGGAGGTTCAGACGGGAGATGAGCCTGTGGACATGAGCACCTCCAAAAG TGAAATAAAGCGAGAGAAGAGAGTCCCCTCCCCGGACGTTATAGTGTTATCTGACAATGAGCCTTCTAGCCCTAGAATGAATGGTTTAACAAAAATAGCATTAAAAGAGACCAACACAGAGGCGCTCATG aagagcagcccGGAGGAGCGGGAGAGGATGATCAAACAGCTCAAGGAAGAGTTACGGTTAGAAGAAGCAAAGCTCGTTTTATTGAAGAAGTTACGGCAGAGTCAAATCCAGAAGGAGACCACTACTCAGAAG cCTGCTGGTTCCTCTGGGAGTGCTGTGGCCACCCCTCCGCCCTTGGTGCGGGGACCGCAGAGCGTTCCTGCTGGCAAGGCGTCCCTCCAG ACCTCTTCCACGCGCATACCAGGCACTGTTATTCCCCCTCCCTTGGTCCGCGGGGGGCAGCAGACTTCTGCAAAGCTAGGAACGCAGCAGAACACGCAGATTGTGATGCCGCCGCTCGTCCGAGGAGCCCAG CAAATCCACACCATCCGGCAGCACTCGAGCAcggggccgccgccgctgctgctggcgCCTCGCGCCTCCGTGCCCAGCGTGCAGATCCAGGGCCAGCGCATCATCCAGCAGGGGCTGATCCGCGTCGCCAACGTCCCCAACACCAGCCTGCTGGTCAACATCCCGCAG GCTTCCCCGGCTTCCATCAAAGGTACGACGGTGACGTCGGCTCAGGCCAACGCCACCACGACCAGCGCCGCGTCCATCGGCAACTCCAGCGAGTCGCCGGCCAGCCGGCAAGCGGCCGCCAAGCTGGCCCTGCGCAAGCAGCTGGAGAAGACGCTGCTGGAGATCCCCCCTCCCAAGCCGCCCGCGCCCGAGATGAACTTCCTGCCCAGCGCCGCTAATAACGAATTCATTTACTTAGTCGGCTTGGAAGAAGTGGTGCAGAATCTGCTGGAAACTCAAG GTAAAGTCTCAGTGCCCGTCTCATCTCGCGAGCCCTACATGTGCGCTCAGTGCAAGACCGACTTCACCTGCCGCTGGAGGGAGGAGAAGAACGGGACCATCATGTGCGAAACCTGCATGACGTCGAATCAGAAGAAGGCCCTGAAGGCCGAGCACACGAACCGGCTGAAGGCCGCATTCGTCAAGgcgctgcagcaggagcaggagatCGAGCAGAGGATCCTGCAGCAGACGGCGGCCCCCGTGCAGAGCAAGGCCGACTCCATCGTGCAGCACCACTCGCTCAAGCAG ACTTCGAGCCAGCTGTCGCGGGGCCCCCCCGGCGCGCGGGGCGTGCTGCACGCCTTCAGCCCAGCCCCCAAGCTGCAGAACGCGGCGTCGGCCGCGGCGCTGGGGAGCAGGCCGGGGAAGCACGCCGAGAGACCGGCCGGCAAGGGCAGCGCCGCCTGGAAGAAGACTCCCATCAGCACAG GCGGGGCTCTACCCTTCGTTAACCCCAGTCTAGCCGTGCACAAATCCTCTTCGGCCGTCGACCGCCAGCGCGAGTATCTCCTGGATATGATCCCCCCCAGGTCCATCCCACAGTCCGCCACGTGGAAATAA